Within the Micromonospora citrea genome, the region TCTGCCCGGGCGTGCGGGTCGGCTACCTGGTCGGCCCGGCGGACCTGATCGGCGACATCGCCAAGAAGGCGACCAGCCTCTACATCTCGCCCGGCATGGTCTCCGAGGCGATCGTGCACCAGTTCTGCGTCTCCGGCGACATCGAGCGCTCGATCGAGACCGTGCGCGCCGCCCTCGGCGAGCGGGCCCGGGTGCTGGCCGAGTCGCTGCGCCGGCACATCCCGGAGGCCCGGTTCGTGGAGCCGGACGGCGGCTACTTCCTCTGGGTCGAGCTGCCCGAGGACGTCGAGGTCGACCGGCTCGCCCCGGCGGCCGCCGAGCGCGGCGTCGCCGTGGTGAAGGGCAGCGACTTCGTCGTCGACGGCGGGCGGCACGCGCTGCGGCTGGCGTACTCGGCGGTGACCGCCGACCGGATCGACGAGGGCGTCCGGCGGCTGGCGGAGGCCATGACGGCCGTACGCGGCTGAATTTCTGTCAGATTTCTGACAGTTGCACGATCGTGGCCGCCCCGGGTCTCCCGCCGGGGCGGCCGGCGGCCCACAATGCTGCGAGCGTCACTCACCACGTGTAGCGGAACTCACCGCCCGCGCCGGCCCGCGCCGCGCCCGGCGACGATCTCCGCCCCCGGCCTCGCCGGCGGCACGCGGAGCGACGCGACCAGCACAACCCCGCCCCCAAAGGGCGTCGGGCGGGCCGTGTCGTCCCCTCACCCCCCGAAGCGACCCGGCCCGCCCGGCGCCACCCTCCCCGGCCGATCGTCACCGGCGGTGACGGCCGCGGCGGCGTAACCTGCTAGCCGCAGCGCGTGGGAAGGGGGGCGTGATGACGGACCGGGAGCAGCGGGGGCGGACGGCCTCGCCGAACGGCGGACGGGTGCTCAGACCCCGCGACTGGGTGGCACCCGTGCGGGCGATGACCCGCCGACTCAACCCCGACGGTCTCCAGCGGGTTCCCGCGCAGGCCGGCCCGCAGCGCGACGCGGTGGTCGACTGCGCCCTCTACGTCGACGGCCGGCGGCAGCCCGGCGACTGGCGGTACGCCGAGGCGCTCGACGCCGCCCGCCGCGAGGAGAACGCCTTCGTCTGGCTCGGCCTGCACGAGCCGGAGCTGGACGAGATGACCGCCATCGCCGCCACGTACGGCCTGCACGAGCTCGCCGTCGAGGACGCGGTCAAGGCGCAGCAGCGGCCGAAGCTGGAGCAGTTCGGCGACGTCAGCTTCCTGGTGCTGCGGACGGCGCGCTACTGCGAGCACGCCGAGCTGACCGAGAACTCCGAGGTCGTCGAGACCGGCCAGGTGATGCTCTTCATCGGCCCGAACTTCCTGATCAGCGTGCGGCACGGGGACGCGTGCCGGCTGGCCCCCGTCCGGGCCGACCTGGAGACGAAGGAGGACCTGCTGCTCCACGGCCCGTGGGCGGTGGCGTACGCGGTCACCGACCGGGTGGTGGACCTCTACCTGGAGGTGTCCGACCGGCTGGAGGACGACCTGGACACGCTGGAGACGGAGGTCTTCGACCGCCAGTCCACCGGCCGGATCCAGCGGATCTACCAGATGAAGCGGGAGCTGGTGGAGTTCAAGCGGGCCGTGGCGCCGTTGCAGCGCCCGCTGATGACGCTCACCGCGCAGATGAACCGCGACGTGCCCAAGGAGATCCGCCGCTACTTCCGCGACGTGCAGGACCACCTCAGCCGCACCGTCGAGCAGGTCAACTCCTACGACGACCTGCTCAACTCCATCCTCCAGGCGCGGCTGGCCCAGGTCACGGTCGACC harbors:
- the corA gene encoding magnesium/cobalt transporter CorA; translated protein: MTDREQRGRTASPNGGRVLRPRDWVAPVRAMTRRLNPDGLQRVPAQAGPQRDAVVDCALYVDGRRQPGDWRYAEALDAARREENAFVWLGLHEPELDEMTAIAATYGLHELAVEDAVKAQQRPKLEQFGDVSFLVLRTARYCEHAELTENSEVVETGQVMLFIGPNFLISVRHGDACRLAPVRADLETKEDLLLHGPWAVAYAVTDRVVDLYLEVSDRLEDDLDTLETEVFDRQSTGRIQRIYQMKRELVEFKRAVAPLQRPLMTLTAQMNRDVPKEIRRYFRDVQDHLSRTVEQVNSYDDLLNSILQARLAQVTVDQNNDMRKIAAWAAIAAVWTAIAGIYGMNFDVMPELRMTYGYPVVLALMLAISLALYRWFRRNGWL